A genomic stretch from Dyella sp. M7H15-1 includes:
- a CDS encoding DUF6444 domain-containing protein, protein MVTAKQGAVITAQDYATVWAESGSTVNASGRAVVHAYRGATVNAHGGPTVTVYRHSHVTVGRGATAILNNDVALDAKKGAFVQLPNGALVVVTGDTHLTLTGHIMTADGDTVRVDAPGDGTTIIHTVSHSPESLHDEAGNVDLNHFGSVEQVAQPVTIQPHPDLDLLPPMPPKPPSTSALASKLPNTVEGCHELIGELVREYRVLRARVRELEEQLKLDSHTSFKPPSSDGPGADGRRPGKA, encoded by the coding sequence ATGGTGACTGCCAAGCAGGGCGCCGTGATCACGGCGCAAGACTATGCAACCGTGTGGGCAGAGTCAGGCTCAACGGTGAACGCCTCTGGTAGGGCCGTCGTACACGCGTATCGAGGTGCGACGGTTAATGCGCATGGCGGGCCCACCGTCACGGTGTATCGGCATTCACACGTCACGGTGGGTAGGGGAGCCACCGCGATACTCAACAACGATGTAGCGCTTGATGCGAAGAAAGGTGCTTTCGTGCAATTGCCCAATGGCGCCCTCGTGGTCGTCACCGGCGATACGCACTTAACACTAACGGGCCATATAATGACGGCGGACGGCGATACGGTTCGGGTGGATGCCCCGGGCGATGGCACGACGATAATCCACACGGTTAGCCACTCTCCCGAAAGCTTGCATGATGAAGCCGGCAACGTCGACTTAAACCATTTCGGTTCTGTCGAACAAGTCGCTCAGCCTGTAACTATTCAACCCCACCCCGACTTAGATCTACTCCCGCCGATGCCCCCGAAGCCACCAAGCACCTCCGCTCTCGCGAGCAAACTGCCGAATACGGTAGAGGGCTGCCATGAGCTGATCGGGGAACTGGTGCGTGAGTACCGAGTGCTGCGGGCGCGTGTGCGTGAGCTGGAAGAACAGCTCAAGCTCGACTCTCACACTTCATTCAAACCGCCCTCAAGCGATGGTCCAGGTGCGGACGGTCGTCGCCCCGGCAAAGCCTAA
- a CDS encoding GNAT family N-acetyltransferase yields MSFRIERANTAHVQAICTIERTAIELFREHRAWPFYSVVSIPPEQLEEAIQQGLVWVALPDDRDEPVGFVWLDTEQGSEVAGIAEIDVLPEYSRRGMGAALLEHACDWARSAGYRRVDLGTLADVPWNAPFYAKHGFVVVDKNDPAFAYARARDRENGFPDTLRVFMSRTLRQR; encoded by the coding sequence ATGTCATTCCGTATCGAGCGTGCCAACACAGCGCATGTCCAGGCGATTTGCACCATCGAGCGCACCGCTATCGAGCTGTTTCGCGAACACCGGGCGTGGCCTTTTTACTCGGTCGTTTCGATTCCGCCGGAGCAGCTAGAAGAAGCGATTCAGCAAGGTCTCGTTTGGGTCGCTTTGCCAGACGATAGAGACGAGCCCGTGGGTTTTGTATGGCTCGATACCGAGCAAGGCAGCGAAGTCGCCGGAATTGCCGAAATCGATGTGCTGCCCGAATACAGTCGGCGAGGCATGGGGGCTGCATTGCTGGAGCACGCCTGTGATTGGGCCAGATCGGCGGGCTATCGCAGAGTCGATCTTGGCACGCTGGCGGATGTGCCCTGGAATGCGCCTTTTTATGCCAAACACGGCTTTGTCGTCGTGGACAAGAACGATCCTGCGTTTGCTTATGCGCGCGCGCGGGATCGCGAAAACGGCTTTCCCGACACGCTGCGCGTCTTCATGTCGCGCACTTTAAGGCAGCGCTGA
- a CDS encoding YihY family inner membrane protein, with protein sequence MNLRFDRDRMLTFGHFLWQRFLDDKCFETAGALSYTTLVSLVPLTVVVLTMFAAFPMFEDARDTLINFVFSNFVPAAGETVQNALIDFASNARKLTGISILVMLFSAVSMMISIEDRLNRIWNVHIHRPWGPRLLLYWAALTLGPVLVVGGIALTSYVAAVPMLRSATESLGIAQQLLKAMPFVVTFLTLWLLYTTVPNRRVNKKHTAMGAVLGALLFEIARWGFTHYVRHAQNYQEIYGALAIIPLLLLWIYLSWVIVILCASMAASVSAFEYQKPCDALPEGAEFLGLLVVLRHFIDAQRAGRSVDPTVIRAAEPCLRSTAIVTYFEDLSRAGLIQRNETGYWLLTRSLDSTDLLHVYRHNRYRMPLNPVEQAASAGIELPSELLSLLAKVANTLHATMGTHLDKVYPVNEPAMSRRLLSQTQESET encoded by the coding sequence ATGAACCTGCGCTTTGACCGTGACCGTATGCTGACCTTCGGCCATTTTCTTTGGCAGCGCTTCCTCGATGACAAGTGCTTCGAGACGGCTGGCGCCCTTTCCTACACCACGCTGGTCTCGCTGGTGCCGCTCACCGTGGTGGTGCTGACCATGTTCGCGGCATTCCCGATGTTCGAGGACGCCCGCGACACGCTGATCAATTTCGTTTTCAGCAATTTTGTACCCGCAGCGGGCGAGACGGTGCAGAACGCGCTGATCGACTTTGCTTCCAACGCACGCAAACTCACCGGCATAAGCATCTTGGTGATGCTGTTCAGTGCCGTGTCGATGATGATCAGCATCGAGGATCGTCTCAATCGCATCTGGAACGTGCACATCCATCGCCCATGGGGGCCGCGCCTGCTGTTGTATTGGGCCGCGCTGACGTTGGGGCCGGTGCTGGTCGTGGGCGGCATTGCGCTGACGTCTTATGTGGCGGCGGTGCCGATGCTGCGTAGTGCGACGGAATCGCTGGGCATCGCTCAACAGTTGCTCAAGGCGATGCCTTTTGTGGTGACGTTCCTAACGTTGTGGCTGTTGTACACCACCGTGCCCAACCGCCGCGTCAACAAGAAGCATACGGCGATGGGCGCCGTGCTTGGCGCGCTGTTGTTCGAGATCGCGCGCTGGGGGTTTACCCACTACGTGCGGCATGCACAGAACTACCAGGAAATCTATGGCGCGTTGGCGATCATTCCGCTGTTATTGCTGTGGATCTATCTATCGTGGGTGATTGTGATTTTGTGTGCATCGATGGCGGCATCCGTGTCGGCGTTCGAATACCAAAAGCCGTGTGATGCCCTGCCGGAAGGTGCCGAGTTTCTTGGCCTGCTGGTGGTGTTGCGTCACTTTATTGATGCGCAGCGTGCCGGACGCAGTGTTGATCCCACGGTCATACGGGCTGCCGAACCCTGTCTGCGCAGCACGGCCATTGTCACTTATTTCGAGGATCTGTCGCGTGCCGGGTTGATCCAGCGCAACGAAACGGGCTACTGGCTGCTGACACGCAGCCTGGATTCCACGGATCTGCTGCATGTCTATCGGCACAACCGTTACCGCATGCCCTTGAATCCGGTCGAACAGGCGGCTTCCGCGGGCATCGAATTGCCATCCGAGTTGCTGTCGCTGCTAGCCAAGGTGGCCAATACGCTGCATGCGACCATGGGCACACATCTGGACAAGGTTTATCCTGTCAATGAGCCTGCCATGTCCAGGCGCCTCCTTTCACAAACCCAGGAATCGGAAACATGA
- the lolB gene encoding lipoprotein insertase outer membrane protein LolB, whose amino-acid sequence MKSSFRFLAALAPLLLAACAPQQLVRNKGDAASLAQQVAREQQLANANHWTLQGRISITNGKDGGPGSLTWTQDGDHYEFTFRTPIIGKSFRLTGGPDNALLEGLDGGPLQGPNAEALMRHALGWDVPLDELRAWVLGVRMPGTNAELSFGNDKLPSLLQQDGWAISYPVWDNARQPPLPTKVFAEKPPYSVKLMISTWTIQ is encoded by the coding sequence ATGAAATCATCTTTTCGTTTTCTCGCAGCGCTAGCTCCGCTGCTGTTGGCTGCTTGCGCCCCCCAGCAACTCGTGCGCAACAAAGGCGATGCCGCTTCGCTGGCGCAGCAAGTTGCGCGTGAGCAGCAACTGGCCAATGCCAATCACTGGACACTGCAAGGGCGGATTTCCATCACCAATGGCAAGGACGGCGGCCCTGGCTCGCTGACCTGGACACAGGATGGGGATCACTACGAATTTACCTTCCGCACGCCGATCATCGGCAAGAGCTTCCGTCTTACCGGTGGTCCGGATAACGCCTTGCTGGAAGGCCTGGATGGTGGTCCGTTGCAGGGTCCTAATGCGGAGGCGCTGATGCGCCATGCGTTGGGTTGGGATGTGCCGCTGGATGAGTTGCGGGCATGGGTGTTGGGGGTGCGCATGCCAGGAACGAATGCCGAGCTGAGCTTTGGTAACGACAAATTGCCGTCATTGCTGCAGCAGGATGGCTGGGCGATCAGCTATCCCGTCTGGGACAACGCGCGCCAGCCGCCGTTGCCAACCAAAGTGTTTGCTGAGAAACCACCTTACTCCGTCAAGTTGATGATCAGCACCTGGACAATCCAATAG
- a CDS encoding TlpA disulfide reductase family protein, translated as MKLLASSLLLAACVLAAPAFAAMPVQPSLKVTTLDGKPYNIASQRGHWVIVNFWATWCAPCVKELPDISHFVATHKNVKAIGIAYDDTDPADIRAFLKKHPVSFPVAQVTMDKPLQDFDQPLGLPTTWLIGPDGKVAKHFMGPITPASLSTAIGK; from the coding sequence ATGAAGTTGTTGGCATCCTCGTTGCTGCTAGCCGCATGCGTGTTGGCGGCCCCCGCCTTTGCCGCGATGCCCGTGCAGCCGTCGCTGAAAGTCACGACGCTGGACGGCAAGCCGTATAACATCGCCTCGCAACGTGGCCATTGGGTGATTGTGAATTTCTGGGCGACCTGGTGTGCACCATGCGTGAAGGAACTGCCGGATATTTCCCATTTCGTGGCGACGCATAAGAATGTCAAGGCGATCGGCATTGCGTATGACGATACGGATCCGGCGGACATTCGTGCCTTCCTGAAAAAGCATCCGGTAAGTTTTCCCGTGGCGCAGGTCACGATGGACAAGCCGCTGCAGGACTTCGATCAACCGCTGGGCCTGCCCACGACCTGGCTGATTGGCCCGGATGGCAAGGTGGCCAAGCACTTCATGGGGCCGATTACACCTGCTTCGCTGAGTACGGCCATCGGAAAATGA
- a CDS encoding acylphosphatase — MSGVRFIVSGRVQGVFFRASARNEALRLGLNGHVRNLVDGRVEVVACGRSEAVHELEQWLWQGPPAARVDDVVRSEYREPIANGFAVG; from the coding sequence ATGAGCGGCGTACGGTTCATCGTCAGCGGCCGGGTACAAGGGGTGTTCTTTCGCGCGAGTGCACGCAACGAAGCGCTCAGGCTGGGATTGAATGGCCATGTCCGCAATCTGGTTGATGGCCGGGTGGAGGTGGTGGCCTGTGGCCGGTCTGAAGCGGTGCATGAACTGGAGCAATGGTTATGGCAAGGCCCGCCGGCTGCACGAGTAGACGATGTGGTGCGCAGTGAATACCGGGAACCGATAGCGAACGGGTTTGCGGTGGGTTGA
- the prfA gene encoding peptide chain release factor 1: MTPSIRRKLEVIAERHEEIGLLLSQEEVLADNTRFRELSREYAQLEPVADAMREQTGIERELADARAMLDDPELREMVEDDIARLEARAIELESELQLLLIPKDPHDEANLFLEVRAGSGGDEAAIFAGDLFRMYTRYAERQRWQVEVLSENPGEHGGYKEIVARIEGKGAFSCLKFESGVHCVKRVPLTESQGRVHTSTTTVAVLPELDEIGEIELAPADLKIDTFRASGAGGQHVNKTDSAIRITHLPSGIVVECQDERSQHKNRARAMSLLKARLLDEAQSKQRAEQAQSRRLQVGTGDRSQRIRTYRYKDNLVTDHRIGLDLHRLSEIMQGDLDEMIRTLTREHQADELKSLAGG, encoded by the coding sequence ATGACACCTTCCATCCGCCGCAAACTCGAAGTCATTGCCGAACGCCACGAAGAAATCGGCCTGCTGCTCAGCCAGGAAGAAGTCCTGGCCGACAACACCCGCTTTCGCGAACTTTCGCGCGAATACGCACAATTGGAACCGGTAGCCGACGCCATGCGCGAGCAGACCGGCATCGAACGCGAGCTGGCCGACGCCCGCGCCATGCTCGATGATCCGGAATTGCGCGAGATGGTCGAAGATGACATTGCTCGCTTGGAAGCACGCGCTATCGAGCTGGAAAGCGAGTTGCAGCTACTGCTGATCCCTAAGGATCCGCACGACGAAGCCAACCTGTTCCTAGAAGTGCGCGCTGGCTCTGGTGGCGACGAAGCAGCGATCTTCGCCGGCGACCTGTTCCGCATGTACACCCGCTACGCCGAGCGCCAGCGCTGGCAGGTCGAAGTGCTGAGCGAGAACCCAGGTGAGCACGGCGGCTACAAGGAAATCGTCGCCCGCATCGAAGGCAAGGGCGCGTTCTCCTGCCTGAAGTTCGAATCGGGGGTGCATTGCGTGAAACGCGTGCCGTTGACTGAATCACAAGGCCGCGTGCACACCTCGACCACCACCGTGGCCGTATTGCCCGAACTGGACGAGATCGGGGAAATCGAGCTTGCCCCGGCCGATCTGAAAATCGACACCTTCCGTGCGTCGGGTGCTGGCGGCCAGCACGTCAACAAGACCGATTCGGCCATCCGCATCACTCACCTGCCCAGCGGCATCGTGGTGGAATGCCAGGACGAACGTAGCCAGCACAAGAATCGCGCTCGTGCCATGAGCCTGCTCAAGGCACGCCTGCTCGACGAGGCACAGTCCAAGCAACGCGCCGAACAGGCCCAGTCACGCCGCTTGCAGGTCGGCACCGGCGATCGCAGCCAACGGATCCGCACGTATCGCTACAAGGACAATCTGGTGACCGACCATCGGATCGGCCTGGACCTGCACCGCCTGTCGGAAATCATGCAGGGCGACCTGGATGAGATGATCAGAACCCTTACCCGCGAACATCAGGCCGACGAACTGAAATCGCTGGCTGGTGGCTAA
- a CDS encoding ribose-phosphate diphosphokinase — MLFAGNAHRALAEDVAHRLGVPLGKALVGKFSDGEVQIEIEENVRRQEVFVLQPTGAPSAENLFELLTLVDALKRASAASVTAVIPYFGYARQDRRPRSARVPITAKLVARLIGTAGVDRVLTVDLHADQIQGFFDVPVDNVYASPILLADIWRSYSMDDLIVVSPDVGGVVRARAIAKRLDDADLAIIDKRRPKANVATVMNIIGDVEGKTCVMVDDIVDTAGTLCAAAAALKERGARKVVAYCVHPVLSGAAIRNIEGSQLDQLVVTNTLPLREDAKGCAKIRQLSVAELLAETIRRIAFGESVSSLYID, encoded by the coding sequence ATGCTGTTTGCCGGCAACGCTCACCGTGCCTTGGCTGAAGATGTCGCTCATCGACTGGGGGTGCCGCTGGGCAAGGCGCTCGTCGGCAAGTTCAGCGACGGTGAAGTGCAGATCGAGATCGAAGAGAATGTTCGTCGGCAGGAAGTGTTCGTGCTGCAGCCTACGGGGGCACCGAGCGCCGAGAATCTGTTCGAGCTGCTGACCCTGGTCGATGCGCTCAAGCGTGCTTCCGCCGCCAGTGTTACCGCGGTCATTCCCTATTTCGGCTACGCCCGCCAGGATCGCCGTCCACGCTCGGCTCGCGTGCCGATCACCGCCAAGCTGGTCGCCCGCCTGATCGGCACGGCCGGTGTGGACCGCGTGCTGACAGTGGATCTGCACGCTGACCAGATCCAGGGCTTCTTCGATGTGCCGGTGGACAACGTCTACGCCTCGCCGATCCTGTTGGCCGACATCTGGCGCAGCTACAGCATGGACGACCTGATCGTGGTCAGTCCGGACGTAGGCGGCGTGGTCCGCGCCCGCGCCATCGCCAAGCGCCTGGACGACGCCGACCTGGCCATCATCGACAAGCGCCGTCCCAAGGCCAACGTGGCCACCGTGATGAACATCATCGGCGATGTCGAAGGCAAGACTTGCGTGATGGTGGACGATATCGTCGATACCGCCGGCACCTTGTGTGCCGCTGCGGCCGCCTTGAAGGAGCGTGGCGCCCGCAAGGTGGTTGCCTATTGCGTGCACCCGGTGCTGTCTGGCGCGGCGATCCGCAATATCGAAGGTTCCCAGCTCGACCAGCTCGTAGTGACCAATACGCTGCCGCTGCGTGAGGACGCTAAGGGCTGCGCCAAGATCCGTCAGCTTTCGGTGGCCGAGCTACTGGCCGAGACGATCCGCCGTATTGCCTTTGGTGAGTCGGTCAGTTCGCTCTACATCGACTAA
- a CDS encoding tetratricopeptide repeat protein — protein MLSGAVKFKQVRQYVAVGLVALGVAGCAAIPDRAGVNAKASPQPLARMTVAKPDPDHDLLTQLMAGELALSGADLKTASQAYGKAMMISSDPEVAGKAAALAIAIHDPDAARNAIGRWQVLGAKPAQLAQARAELAVEQGQTEEAERQLSLLLASGDKDAWHMFGRVLVGSRDAALASSLLQSLATPDKLPSDPKAWLAMSELGEQLGRHTYAQQIADGALKRFGTAETYTWAAQLKLNHGDRTGSLSLLKQAQVKDPSNIGLRLTYASLLGQSGQYAQATKLLEKGPQNAQTYAMRAALAASAKNNKSLEQVYKQLSQAPEDVRTASAYLLGQLAEVLDRKEEALKWYDQVPDDDDHAFDADLRTAILLQDLGRSAEAHQQLAEMQTDYLDQPAQLRRAYEVDADLYMRDKRYAEAADAYSHALQVAPDDPDLLYGRGLAYAEIGKIDQAVADFRRLLQIKPDDIDATNALGFTLADAGRDLPEAEKLIATARAAKPNDPSIADSWGWMQYRLGHLDEAAQVLRGAWQSGKDADVGVHLGEVLWKQGQHEQAQQVFDEVRRMDPHNNSLQETLKRLRP, from the coding sequence GTGCTGAGCGGAGCGGTCAAGTTCAAGCAAGTGCGGCAGTATGTGGCGGTAGGGTTAGTCGCGCTTGGCGTGGCCGGATGCGCCGCAATACCCGATCGGGCCGGTGTCAACGCGAAGGCATCGCCGCAGCCGCTCGCGCGGATGACAGTGGCCAAGCCAGACCCGGATCACGATCTGCTGACCCAGCTCATGGCCGGTGAATTGGCGTTGTCGGGGGCGGATCTCAAGACGGCCTCGCAGGCTTATGGCAAGGCCATGATGATTTCCAGTGATCCGGAAGTGGCCGGCAAGGCAGCCGCTCTGGCCATCGCGATCCATGACCCGGATGCCGCGCGGAACGCCATCGGTCGCTGGCAAGTCTTGGGGGCGAAACCGGCACAATTGGCTCAGGCACGCGCCGAGCTGGCGGTGGAGCAGGGGCAGACGGAAGAGGCCGAGCGTCAGCTCTCGCTGTTGCTGGCCAGTGGTGACAAGGACGCTTGGCACATGTTCGGACGCGTGCTGGTCGGTAGCCGTGATGCCGCCTTGGCCTCCAGCCTCCTGCAATCGCTGGCCACCCCCGACAAACTGCCGTCGGACCCCAAGGCCTGGCTGGCGATGAGCGAACTTGGCGAACAACTTGGCCGCCATACCTATGCCCAGCAGATTGCCGATGGCGCGTTGAAGCGCTTTGGCACCGCCGAGACCTATACCTGGGCCGCCCAGCTCAAGCTCAACCATGGCGATCGCACGGGCAGCCTGAGCCTGCTGAAGCAGGCTCAGGTGAAAGATCCCAGCAACATTGGCTTGCGCCTGACTTATGCATCCCTGCTTGGACAAAGCGGGCAGTACGCCCAGGCCACAAAGCTGTTGGAGAAGGGGCCGCAGAATGCGCAGACCTATGCCATGCGCGCGGCACTTGCCGCCAGTGCCAAGAACAACAAGTCACTCGAGCAGGTCTACAAGCAACTGTCGCAGGCGCCGGAAGATGTGCGTACGGCCAGTGCGTACCTGCTTGGGCAGTTGGCCGAAGTGCTTGATCGCAAGGAAGAGGCGCTGAAGTGGTACGACCAGGTGCCGGACGACGACGATCATGCATTCGATGCCGATTTGCGTACCGCGATCCTGCTGCAGGACCTGGGGCGCAGTGCCGAAGCGCATCAACAATTGGCCGAGATGCAGACCGATTACCTGGATCAACCGGCGCAGCTTCGTCGTGCTTATGAAGTGGATGCGGATTTGTATATGCGCGACAAGCGTTACGCGGAAGCCGCTGACGCTTACAGCCACGCCTTGCAGGTCGCACCGGATGACCCGGATCTCTTGTACGGACGTGGCTTGGCCTATGCCGAAATCGGCAAGATCGATCAGGCGGTAGCTGACTTTCGCCGCTTGCTGCAAATCAAGCCGGACGATATCGATGCCACTAATGCACTTGGTTTTACGCTGGCTGACGCGGGACGTGATCTGCCAGAAGCGGAAAAGCTGATCGCCACTGCACGTGCCGCGAAACCCAACGATCCTTCGATTGCCGATTCCTGGGGTTGGATGCAATACCGGCTGGGTCATCTCGACGAAGCGGCGCAGGTGTTGCGCGGCGCCTGGCAATCCGGCAAGGATGCGGACGTTGGTGTGCATCTGGGTGAAGTGCTGTGGAAGCAGGGGCAGCATGAGCAGGCACAGCAAGTGTTCGATGAAGTGCGCCGCATGGATCCACATAACAACAGCCTGCAAGAAACCTTGAAGCGTCTTCGCCCATGA
- the hemA gene encoding glutamyl-tRNA reductase, whose product MKLIALGLNHLTAPVSLREQVAFDEDATTAALRELAHEPGVDEAMILSTCNRTELYVSVTTGAENVPQEWLNRHHRLTPGKLDEFLYRHDDEAAVRHMFRVATGLDSMVIGEPQILGQVKDAYQQAREANALKTPMDRLLQHTFAVAKRVRTDTRIGAHTVSVAFTAVRLAERVFTDLRQACVLLIGAGDTIELVVRHLAEKQVRCLIVANRTLENAQELASRHGGYAIALHDLPRHLAEADIVIASTTARQPVLTRAMVEKAIATRRRKPMFMVDIAVPRDIEPAVGELDDVYLYGIDDLRQVIDDNRRSREHAAREANAIIDLQVERHMAWRRVLTVKNPALDLRQHAETYRDQVLEKARTMLARGKSADEALSFLANTLTNKLLHHPSARLREATLSGDHDLLHAAGRLYGLDEDKKIKTSDE is encoded by the coding sequence ATGAAGCTGATCGCCCTCGGGCTCAACCATCTCACAGCGCCGGTCAGCCTGCGCGAGCAGGTGGCGTTCGACGAAGATGCGACCACCGCGGCGCTGCGCGAACTGGCGCACGAGCCCGGCGTCGATGAAGCAATGATCCTCTCCACCTGCAATCGCACCGAGCTTTACGTAAGCGTCACGACCGGCGCGGAAAACGTTCCGCAGGAATGGCTCAATCGTCACCATCGTCTGACTCCTGGCAAGCTTGACGAGTTCCTTTACCGGCATGATGACGAAGCGGCTGTGAGGCATATGTTTCGGGTTGCCACCGGGCTGGATTCGATGGTGATCGGCGAGCCGCAGATTCTCGGCCAGGTGAAGGACGCCTACCAGCAGGCTCGTGAAGCAAACGCACTCAAAACGCCCATGGACCGCCTGCTGCAACATACCTTTGCCGTGGCCAAGCGGGTACGTACCGACACCCGCATCGGCGCGCATACGGTATCGGTTGCTTTTACTGCCGTACGCCTGGCCGAACGGGTGTTCACCGACCTGCGTCAGGCTTGTGTACTGCTGATCGGAGCCGGCGACACCATCGAGCTGGTGGTACGCCACCTGGCGGAAAAACAGGTGCGCTGCCTGATCGTCGCCAACCGCACGCTGGAGAATGCACAGGAGCTGGCAAGCCGTCACGGCGGTTACGCCATTGCCCTGCACGATCTTCCGCGGCATCTGGCCGAAGCGGACATCGTGATCGCCTCCACTACCGCACGCCAGCCGGTACTGACCCGCGCGATGGTGGAAAAGGCCATCGCCACCCGTCGCCGCAAGCCGATGTTCATGGTCGACATTGCCGTACCGCGCGATATCGAACCGGCCGTGGGCGAACTCGACGACGTCTATCTCTACGGCATCGACGACCTGCGGCAGGTGATCGACGACAACCGCCGCTCACGCGAGCACGCGGCACGCGAAGCCAACGCGATCATCGACCTGCAAGTCGAACGCCACATGGCCTGGCGTCGCGTGCTCACGGTGAAAAACCCGGCACTGGACCTTCGCCAGCACGCCGAAACCTATCGCGACCAGGTGCTGGAGAAGGCACGCACCATGCTAGCCCGCGGCAAATCCGCGGACGAAGCACTGTCGTTCCTGGCCAATACACTGACCAACAAGCTGCTGCACCATCCCAGCGCACGTCTGCGCGAAGCGACACTCAGCGGTGATCACGACCTGCTGCATGCGGCAGGACGGCTCTACGGGCTGGACGAAGACAAGAAAATAAAGACGAGTGACGAGTAG